GTTGCGCAATGGTGCTGAGGGCTTCCCGAGGGCTGATGGTTGTGGGTTCTGCAATCAGTTCCGCTGCGGCTGTGCCAGGTTGTGCGATTTCTGGGTCTGCACTGGCTGGTGGATTGGTTAGATCTTCACCCGCTGGATCTTGATCAAGCAGGCTTAATTCATCATCCAGTTCATCACCAAATTCATCGCTCGTTAATTCATCATCCAGTTCGTCACTCAGTTCATTGACCGTTGATTCATCACTCAGCTCATCGCTTGTTAATTCATCGCTCAGTTCATCGCCTGTTGATTCATCGCTCAGTTCATCACCCAGTTCATCGCTCGTTAATTCATCGCCTGTTAATTCATCACTCAGCTCATCACCAAATTCATCGCTCGTTAATTCATCACTCAGTTCATTGCCAAATTCATCACTGAGCACATCACCTGTTAACTCAATATTTAGTTCACCAGTCAACTCATCACTGCATTGATCGTCAAGTTCATCACTGGTTAATTCATCATTCAGTTCCCCGATCGGGTCAGCCTCTTCCTGAGTGAGTTCTGCAATTTCTGGTGATTCCGGTAGCTGATCTAGAGTGATTAACTGGTCAGAGTCCTGCGCATCAATCAAATCAGTCGAGTCACTCAATTCATCTGATTCAGTCAAATTCAATTGCAAATCACTGAGGTCTTGATCGATCGGTTCGGGATCAGTTAGTTCCTGAGTTTCTGGATCAACGATCGTCGAATCCAGTAATTCTGGATTGGGGAATTCTGGATCGGGTAATTCCAGATTCGCTGAATCGATCGCAGCTTGCTCTCCTTCATCTAAAGGTTCTGAGGAGGGTTCCGAGGAGGGTTCGGGCGATCGATCTGAAGGGGGTGGTTCCGGCGCTGCCACCGGGGGCGGACTGGCCAAGGCACTCAACCGGGCGATCGCCGCCAACGCCGTGTTCACATCCGCGTTGGGATGATGTTCCACCAACTGCACCAGACTGCTGATTGCGTCGGTCACTTTTTCAGCGATGGTTTTGCTGTTGTCTGAGGCGATCGCAGCCAACACTGTCCCGATCGGCTCTGATTCTGGCTCTAGCTCTGGCGTTGGGGAAATTTCCGTTGACTCCGTGGGCGGCTCTGCGAGGTCGATCGGGTCGATCGCTGTTTCTCGATCAAAGTCCAGGCTCGCCCCGTCATCCCCCAATGCGTCAGGGGATTCCAGCAAATCTGCCGTTTCTTGTGCCGCATCTGCCAAGGGATCCAGCAGCTCGGAATCAGCCGCCAACTCGGCCACCAGTTCCGCCGCTTCATCAATGACTTGATCGATCATTTCGTCGATCATTTCATCAAGCGCGGCATCGCTGGCGAACTCATCAATCGGGTCTTCTGAGTCGATCGCCGGTTCCACCAAGGTTGGCAGCTCAGGCAAGGAGTCGATCGCCGGTTCCGGTTCTGGAGCTACGGCCTCGGAGCTGGGTTCCGCCATCCCTTCTTCTTCGATCGCGGCCCAGTCGGCTAACTCTGCTTCGGTGAGGGCCAAGGCATCCGGATCCAGGCTGAGGGTCTCCGGTTCTAGGTCGCTGGTTTCCTCTGAGGGCAACGAATCTAGGGCATCGATCGCCCCTAAATCCTGTTCATCCACCGCGAAATCGGGTTCCTCGGTTTCTGATGCGAGTTCTGGTGCTGGCTCTGGCTCTAGCGGTGACTCAACAATCGCCCGCTCTGGTTCTGTGATGGGTTCCGGCTCGGGTGGTGATTCGAGGATTTCCACCGGTTCAACGGCCGGCGCGATCGACTCCGCAGCACTTAACTCCGCAGCACTCAACTCGGGAGCTGCCAACGGCGATGGAGCGATCGACCCCACAGCCGTGACCAGAGAAGCGGCGGCCTTTTCCAGGGTGCTGGCCAAACCCGTCAGGGCGGCCAGGGTGGCTTGCAGTTGGGCTGCTTCAGTGGGAATGGGCAACGGTGGCGTTGGTACTTCTTCCGGCGTGCTGACTTCCGGCGTGCTGACTTCCGGGGTGATCGGCTCTGGGGCGATCGGGTCTAAATCCGGTCGGTCAAGATCCGTTGCCGCTGACTGATTGCAGTCCTCGGTTACATCTTCGGTTGTGTCTTCTCCCACCTCGATCGCGGGTTCCGGATCGATCGCGGGTTCCGGTGGGGCCACCGCAACCCCATGACCATTTTGGGACTCTGGCCCAGCAACACCCGACAGGACAGCCAAGGGCGGATCGCTGATCAAGGCCGCCACCCCATTGGCCATGCTTTGCACCTGGGACTCCAAGAAGTTGACGATCGGGTCTGCTTCCTGATCGCCACTTTGGCCATAGGGCAAGGGCGGCAAGTCGATGTGATAGCACCATTTGGGCGATCGCTCATCCAGCGCTTGGCCGCCCACTTTCACCGATTGGATCACAGCCCGGTTCAATCCGGCCACGGCCAAATCCTCGATCGCCGGCTCAACGGTTTCCAAGGCCAAGCGGGCCGAAGGAGCTTGCTCACTGGCCAGCAGCAGATATAAACATCCCTCCTTCAAGGCCGCCTTCACGGTAATGGTCGGTTCCAGTCGATCGCGAATGAGCAGGGCGATCGCCTGGGGATTGGCATCCAAAGCCTGCTGAATCAATGCGGTTTGCTGCTGTGCGTCCATCGCCCACGTTCTCCCACATCCAAAAACCCAATTTTTAATTGGCCGTCCTGGCCCGCCTCGGCTGACGCTTCAGCCGGAACCCGGCCATGGTGCAGGCCCCGGCCCATGAACAATCCATGGTTCAGTGTCCCGAACCCGATTATTTCTCTCAATTCCAGGCCCCACGGGCCCAATGGCAACCCCAATCGCACACCCTGATCATTGCCGGACTGATGCCTAATCACTGGTTGATCAATTCAATTAGCTGGGATTGGTAGCTGGGATTGGCTTGATCATCGGTTGGGTCATTGCTTAGGACATCGGTTGGATCAGTAGTTTTAACTTGCCCCGATCGCCCCTGTTTGATATCGATCTCGCAGCTTTCAAATTGTCAATTTCCTGCAAGAATTGTGGTTTTTTGTTGATGAACCTCAAGCTGAACCTCAATCCCAATTCAGTGCAAATGAGACTCAATCGGCTTGATTTTTCATGGCTTACCGATCCATCTGTTACATCCGTCTGTCTCAACGGATGAACTTAAACCCCAATCCCCACATAGTCCCCACATACAATTCCCACATCCCGATCGAGCGTAGGTGGCAACCCCATACAATCCTTTCTCTATTGTTTCGCCAAAACTCCAAATTCATAGCGATTGTTGAGCATTTCTTCACCGAGTAAGTATCGATTCAGGGGGCCGGCGTTGTTGGGTTGAATGCCAGCGGCGGGGGCCGGATGCCAGCCACCACCATTGCGCGGCGGTGTGGGGAGGGTGCCTGCGGTTGTTGGCGAGGGTTGTGGTCGTTGGGAATTGTCCTGGGGTGGCGGTTGCAATCGATCGGGCAAATATTGCTGAAGCAGCGCAGCCACCTTTTCCAGGCGCAGAGGCTTGGGCACAAACACCGAAGCCCCAACCAGCTTGGCCCGCACCCGGTCGATCGCCCCGCGATTACTGGTGACAATCGCGATCAGCACATTGGCCAACAGGTTCACCCGTCGCAACTGGGTACAAAGCTCATAGCCATTCACAATCGGCATCACCAAATCCAGCAACACCATATCTGGTCGCTGCTCGATCGCCGCCGCCAAGGCCCTTGTCGCCTCCGTGATATGCACAAACCGACAACCCAAACGATGCACCACAGGGCGCAGCAGCTTGCCCACCATCGGATCATCGTCAATCAACATCACCAAGGGCTGTTCAGAGTTGGGGGCTTGGGTTGCTGGAGTGGGCTGGGGTGTTGGGGTCTGGGTCGCCGCCGGCCCACCCGATCGCCCTGGAGCAGTGGCGGCTCTGTCCCGGGGCGCTGCGGACTGTGGGGGCTTAACTGGCGCTGCTTGCGGCGTGAACAGCAAATTCAGCACCGTATCCGCCGGGCGATCGTCCAAGGGCAGAAAATCCAAGCCCCCACGCTCCACCAAGTGATGCAGCAGATGCACGACGATCGACATGGGCTGTTTCATCACCAGCGAGACATCCCAGGTCGATCGTTGACCATTCAGCAACGGAGCCAACGTTAAAAACGTCGATCGGTCATTTTGAGTTGTTGCGGACGGAGACCAATCCAACTGGGCCAACTGCGGCGCGCGATCGGCCTGCTCTGGCGACAACCCCACCGACTCCCACCGTTGCAGCAACTTCACCACCGACTGCATCACCGCCAACAGGGCCTCACTGCCGAGCAACTGTTGCGCCACCGCCCGCGTGTCCGGCAAAGCGGGCACATACTTATCCCAGTGAGACACCACCGTGGGATCACTCGCCGCCGCAAACAGCACCTCCTGAGCCACCGACTCCAGCACCGAGTGCAACTGGGCCGGTGTGACTTGGCCCGCCAACAGCGCCGTCGCCAACCACCACACCTCCCATAGGGGCCGTGCCGTTTCCGTCAGCGGAACCGGCTGCAAATTCACCCCCGATCGCTTCAGGGCCCGTTGCCAACGGCGAATCCGAAACTGCTCATCGATCGCCCACAACAAGCGACCCTGCAAAAAAATCAAGCGCCAGCGACTCGGCCCCCGCTCCAGCACCAACACCCCCGAAGCCCGTCGCTGCACCACCGTCGCCAGCGTCCGCGACACCTTTGTCCATCCCGTTGCTGCTTCAGTCATCGATGGACACTCCCAATCCAACCCATTGACCCATTTGACCCATGGCTAATTGATCACGACGCTCCCGTCGTCCTCAAATAATCATTCGAGAATCATTCACCAGTCACCGATTCCTCAGACCATTCATCGATCCCATTCATCGATCGCTGGCCAATTCCTTGGCCCTGGACTCACACCCCCAATTCCACCCTGATCGTCCTTAATGCTCCCTTGCGAACCTTAATGACAGTCATGAAACCAACCTTCAACCCAATGGCAACCGCTGCGCCAGTTTTGCCCAAAGACCTGAAGCTTTACGACAGGCCCCGCAAAATTGGCACAGTAGTTTGATCTTGGTCTTGAGTCAGTTTTCAGGGAATTTCTGCCGCTGTAAAACTGATTCCGTCTGGGCGATAGATTCCTGAGTGATGGTCAACTTTGCTCGCCAAATTGCTTGATTTTGCTAATCAATGGCGATGAACCCAAAGCCGATGTGAATGTTATGTATTAATTGATACTCCAAGTTCACCTCCTACTGAACTGATTTGAGAACAGGTTGAGCAAGCTCAAACGTTGTCGTGGTCTACAAACAGTCGCCTAGCAGCAATCGGGAAATTTACCGAAGAAATGGCGAGAGTTAACCCAGAGATCATGAGGACATATTCAATTATTAAATAATAACTTAATTGATTTCAAACGGTTATTAACTTTTCTTGATGATCGTGTTGGCTTCGGATCTGCTCTCTCGCGTCTTTCGCAGACTAAAACCGCTCCTCAGAACAGTTTAGGACTTGCCGGCTAACATATGAATGATTGGTATTTTTAATCCACTGGTTGCTTGGATGTTTACCAGATCTGTCTTTAAGAAATTTTAGATTTTTTTCATGTTTACAAAAATCACTCATGATCAAGCGATCGCTCGACCCACTCAGGGAATAATTCTCAAGAGATTAATCACCCAAAAGTAATTGAATGATTTAGAAAAAATTCCCAAGAAATATTGATTCTATTAATTTTTTGCGCATTTAAACCCACCAACAAGTCAAGCTACCGCATAACTTGTTGCGCCTAATTAGCAAATCATGAATGGAACTTTATTCCATGCGATCGCAACTCTGGTCAGTTTAAGTTTTCACCAATGCTGCCAAGGTCTAAAACAATGACGAAAAGTGTTTTTTCAGAAAGCTGACCAAGCGTCAATTTTGACACTCTGGTCGCGACTGGGGCAGATTGACCAGCAAAATGCGGTCGATATGCTCAAAATTCCGCCAAAATGAGCCGATTGGCATTTTTCGATCATTCCCAGGTTTTTCTTTGCATCCTGCCACTTTATTCAACCTTCAAAGATTGGTCGGAAAGCGAAGGAATTGTGGAGCAATGATGAAGGAGATCGCTAATTTTGGGTCATTTAGGGCATTTTGAATGAGACCCCAATTCAACTTCTCATCATTCAACTTCTCATCAATCGGTGGCGGGGGCTGTGGCGGCAAGGATCCCATTAGCCACGGCATAGCCCCGGGGGGTGATCACCTTGCCGCTGTGGGTGAAGGTGCTGGCGTTGCCAATTAAAACGACGGTGAGCATATCAATCGCCTGTAAATCAACCGTAGCCAAGGTGGCAATGGTGATTTGTTCGTCGGGCCGGTGGAGCGATCGAGCCAGAACCACGGGGGTTTCGGGCGATCGCTTGGCTCGCAAAATCTCGAAGGCCGTTTCAATTTGGGTTTGGCGCGTTTGCGATCGGGGGTTATACAACGCCACCACAAAGTCTCCGGCCGCCGCCGCCTGCAACCGCTGCACAATGACGGGCCAGGGCGTGAGCAAGTCCGACAGGGAAATGGCGCAAAAATCATGCATCAGGGGCGCACCCACGCGGGCGGCGGCCGCTTGCAGGGCCGTGATGCCGGGCAACACTTCCACCTGTGGAGTCTGGCCGTCCCAATGGCGGGCCGCCAAACATTCCAACACCAGCCCGGCCATGGCATAAATTCCACAGTCGCCGGAGGAAACCACAGCCACCCTTAGCCCCCGTTCCGCCAGGTCGATCGCCCGTTCAGCACGCTGCTTTTCGCGGGTGATGGGGCTGCCTTCAATGATTTGCCCCGGAT
This Limnothrix sp. FACHB-406 DNA region includes the following protein-coding sequences:
- a CDS encoding chemotaxis protein CheW, which translates into the protein MDAQQQTALIQQALDANPQAIALLIRDRLEPTITVKAALKEGCLYLLLASEQAPSARLALETVEPAIEDLAVAGLNRAVIQSVKVGGQALDERSPKWCYHIDLPPLPYGQSGDQEADPIVNFLESQVQSMANGVAALISDPPLAVLSGVAGPESQNGHGVAVAPPEPAIDPEPAIEVGEDTTEDVTEDCNQSAATDLDRPDLDPIAPEPITPEVSTPEVSTPEEVPTPPLPIPTEAAQLQATLAALTGLASTLEKAAASLVTAVGSIAPSPLAAPELSAAELSAAESIAPAVEPVEILESPPEPEPITEPERAIVESPLEPEPAPELASETEEPDFAVDEQDLGAIDALDSLPSEETSDLEPETLSLDPDALALTEAELADWAAIEEEGMAEPSSEAVAPEPEPAIDSLPELPTLVEPAIDSEDPIDEFASDAALDEMIDEMIDQVIDEAAELVAELAADSELLDPLADAAQETADLLESPDALGDDGASLDFDRETAIDPIDLAEPPTESTEISPTPELEPESEPIGTVLAAIASDNSKTIAEKVTDAISSLVQLVEHHPNADVNTALAAIARLSALASPPPVAAPEPPPSDRSPEPSSEPSSEPLDEGEQAAIDSANLELPDPEFPNPELLDSTIVDPETQELTDPEPIDQDLSDLQLNLTESDELSDSTDLIDAQDSDQLITLDQLPESPEIAELTQEEADPIGELNDELTSDELDDQCSDELTGELNIELTGDVLSDEFGNELSDELTSDEFGDELSDELTGDELTSDELGDELSDESTGDELSDELTSDELSDESTVNELSDELDDELTSDEFGDELDDELSLLDQDPAGEDLTNPPASADPEIAQPGTAAAELIAEPTTISPREALSTIAQLTQLAEHRSDLDLNAAIATIARLAGFAPEPIAPPPEPPPAAAASTESTDPESAVISESAAIVDELAESAELAESADAESESLDWVEPEEAIDSSDLSDLSDDLSDLSDLADLSNLANLDSTAVEVTDPIESASPEVVADDLANELAEDDLAELTDLAEEVEPDDLSDLADLSDPIEPTNVDEDDLAELTDLAEEVESDDLDDPTDDLDDLSDDLANFTEFLEPVNSEPIEPLSDPIEPVQSPESTVVSDERSGLVNLVAQLLAESSDPRSALLALAESLGDGASAAPREPEPVPIAPAEPAESVPAAELAASTEPIAAAAPTEVVEATESHALTESTEAADSEALPEPLPVLADVLDLPEEPEPDPAEPLPELPELPELVESLPEAPAVIAFDAEPDLGPDLDQNDQPLGFFGDDDDEPSGFFGDEGFAALVDIANQALAADTAAEVPATPVAAVAFEPAPVRELVDESVRAPEPPLPVVEAAEPAPIAPSEPEPSAPLDPLTQWLQQGDGSAILNLPTRSAGSALSTDGQRFLRFHLGFEDTALLPIDEVREVLRIAATDILPVPHMPESVLGVYNWRGEIIWTIDLNQLVGFPAIAPDLTATSSAIAIVLECDGQNLGLVVPQIEDIEWHDSPNVQPPSAGLFPDRLLPFVQGYLSEASSMVLNPSAIARASAQQAG
- a CDS encoding response regulator; this encodes MTEAATGWTKVSRTLATVVQRRASGVLVLERGPSRWRLIFLQGRLLWAIDEQFRIRRWQRALKRSGVNLQPVPLTETARPLWEVWWLATALLAGQVTPAQLHSVLESVAQEVLFAAASDPTVVSHWDKYVPALPDTRAVAQQLLGSEALLAVMQSVVKLLQRWESVGLSPEQADRAPQLAQLDWSPSATTQNDRSTFLTLAPLLNGQRSTWDVSLVMKQPMSIVVHLLHHLVERGGLDFLPLDDRPADTVLNLLFTPQAAPVKPPQSAAPRDRAATAPGRSGGPAATQTPTPQPTPATQAPNSEQPLVMLIDDDPMVGKLLRPVVHRLGCRFVHITEATRALAAAIEQRPDMVLLDLVMPIVNGYELCTQLRRVNLLANVLIAIVTSNRGAIDRVRAKLVGASVFVPKPLRLEKVAALLQQYLPDRLQPPPQDNSQRPQPSPTTAGTLPTPPRNGGGWHPAPAAGIQPNNAGPLNRYLLGEEMLNNRYEFGVLAKQ